The proteins below are encoded in one region of Ereboglobus luteus:
- a CDS encoding type VI secretion system tube protein Hcp: MPLIDAYIKCDDIEGSYNLDTTRDQSDKLSDIIGSSMAKAKEEHTGWSEIYTFSYSLNDSHPSISITKPVDAASNELFVRCLKKHSKKRKEGNNTKTHKMQEMKLHVCRWVDENKDGIIDTFQTFLEYTFSDCSITSYSTDIDLAASDIPGEKITITFKKMSMKHYHPEESSVFEYDFGKKDKNASK; the protein is encoded by the coding sequence ATGCCTCTCATTGATGCTTATATAAAATGCGACGATATCGAAGGCAGCTACAATCTCGATACGACCCGCGATCAATCCGACAAACTGAGCGATATCATAGGCAGCAGCATGGCAAAAGCGAAGGAGGAGCACACAGGCTGGTCGGAAATTTATACATTTTCCTATTCGCTGAACGATTCGCACCCCAGCATCAGCATAACAAAACCAGTCGATGCCGCCTCCAATGAGCTTTTTGTCCGCTGTCTGAAAAAACATTCGAAAAAACGCAAGGAGGGCAACAACACAAAAACCCATAAAATGCAGGAAATGAAACTGCATGTGTGCCGCTGGGTTGACGAGAACAAAGACGGTATTATCGACACATTCCAAACCTTTCTCGAATACACCTTCAGCGATTGCTCCATCACAAGCTACAGCACCGACATTGACCTTGCTGCCAGCGACATACCCGGGGAAAAAATTACCATTACATTCAAAAAAATGAGCATGAAGCATTATCACCCCGAGGAATCCTCTGTGTTCGAATATGACTTCGGAAAAAAAGATAAAAACGCCTCTAAATAA
- a CDS encoding Hcp family type VI secretion system effector produces the protein MAFEAYLYIDGVRGDSTSAVAKNEVPAETSSAGPIEIQNYGLGIEMPLVENRSATGAVTVGRANFEDFETAKNLDISTSALLFFCLSGKHIPFAVVKVYRAVADDDSSKPTLYMEIKYQSVVITEVSVSGSGDEMPTETLKFNYGSVEYKYYKTDAKTGKSNNQLAIFSWDRGANTGTKS, from the coding sequence ATGGCCTTTGAAGCATATCTTTATATTGACGGAGTTCGCGGCGACTCAACCAGTGCCGTCGCCAAAAACGAAGTTCCCGCCGAAACCAGCAGCGCCGGCCCCATCGAAATTCAAAACTACGGGCTCGGCATCGAAATGCCCCTGGTTGAAAACCGCTCCGCCACCGGCGCGGTGACAGTCGGACGCGCCAACTTCGAGGATTTTGAAACCGCCAAGAACCTCGACATCTCGACGAGCGCCCTCCTCTTCTTCTGCCTCTCCGGCAAACACATTCCCTTTGCCGTTGTTAAAGTATATCGCGCGGTTGCCGACGACGACTCAAGCAAGCCCACGCTCTACATGGAAATAAAATACCAAAGCGTCGTCATCACGGAAGTCAGCGTCAGCGGCAGCGGCGACGAAATGCCGACCGAAACCCTCAAGTTCAACTACGGCAGCGTCGAATACAAGTATTACAAGACCGATGCCAAGACCGGCAAGTCCAACAACCAATTGGCCATATTCTCTTGGGATCGTGGCGCGAACACGGGCACCAAGAGCTGA
- a CDS encoding type VI secretion system tube protein Hcp: protein MPIYAYIKIPGIQNSESTDDEYGKEWIPIQSIDFSITAHGDDSITHDQDGSDSSSAAQTSAGSHSAHGAATPGALSDSQWGNSSNKERSMSFEGKLDMAAKVIKHTINRKRRGRGSEIGQRAADASGEITISKQLDATSPKLHQICMECRNFASDKYIEGKVEVHICRQIPGADGGSAVREVYMGYILRKCLMTGISITANESDYMEESITLTFERVTSCVRRPKQAALNNVGWDYVAEDTDTPDELTPLTKT from the coding sequence ATGCCAATTTACGCCTATATAAAAATTCCTGGAATCCAAAACTCCGAATCCACGGACGATGAGTATGGGAAGGAATGGATCCCCATTCAGTCGATTGATTTTTCAATCACCGCCCACGGCGACGACAGTATCACCCATGATCAGGATGGTTCGGATTCCTCCTCGGCAGCGCAAACCTCAGCCGGATCCCATTCGGCCCACGGCGCAGCGACGCCCGGTGCTCTCTCTGACTCTCAATGGGGTAACTCCTCCAACAAAGAGCGCTCAATGTCTTTCGAAGGTAAATTGGACATGGCGGCGAAAGTCATAAAACACACCATAAACCGCAAGCGCAGAGGAAGAGGCTCGGAAATTGGGCAGCGCGCCGCGGATGCCTCCGGGGAAATAACCATCTCCAAGCAACTCGACGCCACAAGCCCCAAACTCCATCAAATTTGCATGGAATGCCGCAATTTTGCCTCGGACAAATATATTGAGGGCAAGGTGGAGGTTCATATTTGCCGCCAAATTCCGGGGGCGGATGGAGGCTCGGCGGTCCGTGAAGTCTACATGGGATACATATTAAGAAAATGCCTGATGACCGGTATCTCCATCACCGCCAACGAAAGCGACTACATGGAGGAAAGCATCACTCTGACATTTGAAAGAGTAACCTCCTGTGTCAGGCGCCCCAAGCAGGCGGCATTGAACAACGTCGGGTGGGATTATGTCGCCGAGGACACGGATACCCCCGACGAACTCACCCCGCTCACAAAAACATAA
- the tssB gene encoding type VI secretion system contractile sheath small subunit — protein MAKASSQKFIARNRAPRVQIEYDVELYGSEKKVQLPFVMGVMADLSGNPAEPLDPVADRKFLEIDVDNFDERMKAAKPRVTLQVPNTLTGEGNLNVELNFESMDDFSPAAVARKVDALNKLLTTREQLSNLLTYMDGKTGAEDLITKLLNDPALLQSVSAAAKPADEAK, from the coding sequence ATGGCAAAAGCAAGCAGTCAGAAGTTCATCGCGCGCAATCGCGCCCCCCGAGTCCAGATCGAATATGATGTGGAACTCTATGGCTCCGAGAAAAAAGTCCAGCTCCCGTTCGTCATGGGCGTCATGGCCGACCTCTCGGGCAATCCCGCCGAGCCCCTCGATCCCGTAGCGGACCGCAAGTTCCTCGAAATCGATGTCGATAATTTCGACGAGCGCATGAAAGCGGCCAAACCCCGCGTCACGCTCCAGGTGCCCAACACCCTCACCGGCGAAGGCAACCTCAACGTCGAGCTCAACTTCGAGTCGATGGACGATTTCTCGCCCGCCGCCGTCGCCCGCAAAGTGGACGCCCTCAACAAGCTCCTCACCACCCGCGAGCAACTCTCGAACCTCCTCACCTACATGGACGGCAAGACCGGCGCCGAGGACCTCATCACGAAGCTCCTCAACGACCCCGCCCTCCTCCAATCCGTCTCCGCCGCCGCCAAACCCGCCGACGAAGCCAAATAA
- a CDS encoding Hcp family type VI secretion system effector, with the protein MAFDAYLKFVTPYVVGEITLGDGYTPAKETNKSGWIDLEEYSFSATMAVSPARSSGTGAATTGKGKLEPFTFKKFVDATSMHLAFHASAGTVFEKIVVNLFASLTEGGSSHKPYQFLSIVMQGAVINSCKFSGGGGDELPTEELSIAYGAIEYEYKPFKVNEDTGAITPGAGGLTTVKWNTIKNTGTKS; encoded by the coding sequence ATGGCATTCGATGCATATCTAAAATTCGTGACGCCCTACGTCGTTGGCGAAATCACGCTCGGCGACGGCTACACGCCTGCCAAGGAAACGAACAAGTCAGGCTGGATTGACCTCGAGGAATACAGCTTCTCGGCCACCATGGCGGTCAGCCCCGCCCGCTCCAGCGGCACCGGCGCGGCCACCACCGGCAAGGGAAAACTCGAACCGTTCACCTTTAAGAAATTCGTGGACGCCACCAGCATGCACCTCGCGTTTCATGCGTCGGCGGGCACCGTTTTCGAGAAGATCGTCGTCAACCTCTTCGCGTCGCTCACCGAGGGCGGCTCGTCGCACAAACCCTATCAGTTCCTCTCCATCGTCATGCAGGGCGCGGTGATCAACTCCTGCAAATTCTCCGGCGGCGGCGGCGACGAGCTCCCCACCGAGGAATTATCCATCGCCTACGGGGCCATTGAATATGAATACAAGCCCTTCAAGGTTAACGAGGACACCGGCGCGATAACCCCGGGCGCGGGAGGCCTCACCACGGTCAAATGGAACACCATTAAGAACACCGGCACGAAATCGTAA
- the tssA gene encoding type VI secretion system protein TssA yields the protein MNIDKYLSPIPGDDPAGADLSASGAIYELDRLIAGKPETQFAPAEEADWRAVREKCEELLTQAKDLRVAAAYANVLLRLKGWEGFAAGLQIIRNYLENTWDGIYPRLDPDDNNDPQERVNALNILGAPVGTAGDPYKTIAVLRTTPLTKSVQAGNWGLDAILAARDNVPMLDGNPAPSTAIIDGAFSESPGDFVSATLENVATALDCAQAINSYFTDTLSASAWPNYEILIADLQRIKNTIEAHQGGAGAPAESNDSAAPVSAGGAPARASAPGGISSREDVVRTLDLIIRYYAQNEPASPIPLMLERVKRLVPMSFMEIIKDMTPDAMDRVTLITGAKPPEEEY from the coding sequence ATGAACATCGACAAATACCTGTCCCCCATCCCCGGCGACGATCCCGCCGGCGCCGATCTCTCCGCCAGCGGCGCCATTTACGAGCTCGACCGCCTCATCGCCGGCAAACCCGAAACCCAGTTTGCCCCCGCCGAGGAGGCCGACTGGCGCGCTGTCCGCGAAAAATGCGAGGAGCTCCTCACCCAGGCCAAGGACCTCCGCGTCGCCGCTGCCTACGCCAACGTCCTCCTCCGCCTCAAAGGTTGGGAAGGTTTTGCCGCCGGCCTCCAGATCATCCGCAACTACCTCGAAAACACATGGGACGGCATCTATCCGCGCCTTGATCCCGACGACAACAACGACCCGCAGGAACGCGTCAACGCCCTCAACATCCTCGGCGCTCCCGTCGGCACCGCGGGCGACCCCTACAAAACGATCGCCGTCCTCCGCACCACCCCCCTCACCAAGTCCGTGCAAGCCGGCAACTGGGGCCTCGACGCCATCCTCGCCGCGCGCGACAACGTCCCCATGCTCGACGGCAACCCCGCGCCCTCCACCGCCATCATCGACGGCGCGTTCAGCGAAAGCCCGGGCGATTTTGTCTCGGCGACCCTCGAAAACGTCGCCACCGCGCTCGATTGCGCCCAAGCGATCAACAGCTACTTCACCGACACCCTCTCCGCCTCCGCCTGGCCCAACTACGAAATCCTCATCGCCGACCTCCAGCGCATCAAAAACACCATCGAAGCGCACCAAGGCGGCGCCGGCGCGCCCGCCGAATCGAACGACTCCGCCGCGCCCGTTTCCGCCGGCGGCGCCCCCGCCCGCGCCTCGGCGCCCGGCGGCATTTCCTCGCGCGAGGACGTTGTCCGCACCCTCGACCTCATCATCCGCTACTACGCGCAAAACGAACCCGCGAGCCCCATCCCCCTCATGCTCGAACGCGTAAAACGGCTTGTCCCCATGAGCTTTATGGAAATTATCAAGGACATGACCCCCGACGCCATGGACCGCGTAACCCTCATCACAGGAGCCAAACCACCCGAGGAAGAATACTAA
- a CDS encoding type VI secretion system accessory protein TagJ, with protein sequence MSDPADHLKQADLDATLAAANAAVRANPADPKARAFLYQLNCVLGRWEKALDQLAIYAGLIPDDPDARVTTRLHQMAIQCEVFRAEVFAGKRTPLILGEPDQWLAPLMQANQLLAQGNAEAAAALRDQAFNDAPATSGKIDGKPFEWIADADTRLGPVIELHMEGKYYWVPMSRIKRIALEAPGNLIDLVFAPAQFVWSNGGEGAGFIPVRYAPVGEPNTAPDPKCALSRLTQWTDLPGNFTVGSGQRMFATDTDDISLLEVRVLDLSENK encoded by the coding sequence ATGTCCGATCCCGCCGACCACCTCAAGCAAGCCGATCTCGACGCCACGCTCGCGGCCGCCAACGCCGCCGTCCGCGCCAACCCCGCCGATCCGAAGGCACGCGCATTCCTCTACCAGCTCAACTGCGTGCTCGGCCGCTGGGAAAAGGCGCTCGACCAGCTCGCCATCTACGCCGGCCTCATCCCCGACGATCCCGACGCGCGCGTCACCACGCGCCTCCACCAAATGGCGATCCAATGCGAGGTTTTCCGCGCGGAGGTTTTCGCCGGCAAACGCACCCCGCTCATCCTAGGCGAACCCGACCAGTGGCTCGCGCCCCTCATGCAGGCCAACCAACTCCTTGCCCAAGGCAACGCCGAGGCCGCCGCCGCGCTTCGCGACCAAGCATTCAACGACGCCCCCGCCACCTCGGGCAAAATCGACGGCAAACCCTTCGAGTGGATCGCCGACGCCGACACCCGCCTAGGGCCCGTCATCGAGCTGCACATGGAGGGCAAATATTATTGGGTGCCCATGAGCCGCATCAAACGCATCGCGCTCGAAGCCCCGGGAAACCTCATCGACCTCGTCTTTGCCCCCGCGCAATTTGTCTGGAGCAACGGCGGCGAAGGCGCGGGCTTCATCCCCGTGCGCTACGCACCCGTCGGGGAACCCAACACCGCGCCCGATCCCAAGTGCGCCCTCTCCCGACTCACGCAATGGACCGATCTCCCCGGCAACTTCACTGTCGGCTCCGGTCAGCGCATGTTCGCCACCGACACGGACGACATTTCGCTCCTCGAGGTAAGAGTTCTGGATCTGTCAGAAAACAAATAA
- the tssC gene encoding type VI secretion system contractile sheath large subunit, translating into MADEAQQQAAGGGATAEYSEFQSLLNKQFKPKTDEAKTAVEAAVQTLAQQALSATTLISDNAINTIEAIIAEIDKKLTEQINLIIHHEDFTKLEGAWRGLSHLVNNTETDEYLKIRVLNISKKDVAKTLKKFKGTAWDQSPLFKKIYEEEFGMPGGQPYGALIGDYYFDHSPPDIEMLQGMAQIAAAAHAPFFAAAAPTLLNMESWRELSDPRDLTKIFQTPEYASWRSLRESDDAMYLGLTLPRFLARIPYGAKTNPVEEFAFEEDITGNDHNKYVWANSAYAMGTNITRSFKTYGWCSRIRGAESGGMVEGLPVHSFPTDDGGVDMKCPTEIAITDRREAELGANGFLPLSHWKNTDYAVFVGAQSLNKPQQYEDPDATANANLAARFPYLFATCRFAHYLKCIVRDKIGSFKEKEDMKNWLGKWINQYVTTDPTASEDAKARFPLAAAEVVVDDVAGNPGYYSAKFYLRPHYQLEGLTVSLRLVSKLPSAKK; encoded by the coding sequence ATGGCCGACGAAGCCCAACAACAAGCCGCTGGCGGCGGAGCGACCGCCGAATACAGCGAATTCCAATCCCTGCTCAACAAGCAGTTCAAACCCAAGACCGACGAGGCGAAAACCGCGGTCGAGGCCGCCGTGCAAACCCTCGCGCAGCAGGCCCTCTCCGCCACCACCCTCATCTCGGACAACGCCATCAACACCATCGAGGCCATCATCGCCGAGATCGACAAAAAGCTCACCGAGCAAATCAACCTCATCATCCACCATGAGGACTTCACCAAACTCGAAGGCGCCTGGCGCGGCCTCTCGCACCTCGTCAACAACACCGAGACCGACGAGTATCTGAAAATCCGCGTCCTCAACATCTCGAAAAAGGACGTCGCCAAGACGCTCAAGAAGTTCAAGGGCACCGCCTGGGACCAAAGCCCCCTCTTCAAGAAAATCTACGAGGAGGAATTCGGCATGCCCGGCGGCCAGCCCTACGGCGCGCTCATCGGCGACTACTACTTCGACCACTCGCCCCCGGACATCGAAATGCTCCAAGGCATGGCGCAGATCGCCGCCGCCGCGCACGCGCCCTTCTTTGCCGCCGCCGCACCCACGCTCCTGAACATGGAGTCCTGGCGCGAACTTAGCGATCCGCGCGACCTCACGAAGATATTCCAGACACCGGAATACGCCTCGTGGCGCTCGCTCCGCGAATCCGACGACGCCATGTATCTCGGCCTCACCCTCCCGCGCTTCCTCGCCCGCATCCCCTACGGCGCGAAGACCAACCCCGTCGAGGAATTCGCCTTCGAGGAGGACATCACCGGCAACGACCACAACAAATACGTCTGGGCCAACTCCGCCTACGCCATGGGCACGAACATCACCCGTTCGTTCAAGACCTACGGCTGGTGCTCGCGCATCCGCGGCGCGGAATCCGGCGGCATGGTCGAAGGCCTCCCCGTGCACAGCTTCCCGACGGATGACGGTGGCGTGGACATGAAATGCCCCACGGAAATAGCCATCACCGACCGCCGCGAAGCCGAGCTCGGCGCCAACGGTTTCCTCCCGCTCTCGCACTGGAAGAACACCGACTACGCCGTGTTCGTGGGCGCGCAATCGCTCAACAAACCGCAGCAATACGAGGATCCCGACGCCACCGCGAACGCCAACCTCGCCGCGCGCTTCCCCTACCTCTTCGCCACCTGCCGCTTCGCGCACTACCTCAAGTGCATCGTTCGCGACAAGATCGGCTCCTTCAAGGAAAAGGAGGACATGAAGAACTGGCTCGGCAAGTGGATCAACCAGTATGTCACCACCGACCCGACCGCCTCCGAGGATGCGAAAGCGCGCTTCCCGCTGGCCGCCGCGGAAGTCGTGGTGGACGACGTCGCCGGCAACCCCGGCTACTACTCGGCGAAGTTCTACCTGCGCCCGCACTATCAACTTGAAGGCCTGACGGTCTCCCTCCGCCTCGTCTCCAAGCTCCCCTCCGCCAAGAAATAA
- a CDS encoding type VI secretion system baseplate subunit TssE: MPDDSQFKRIHPCLLDRLLDDNPASKVEGRNARVISSQAYREGVLRDLTWLFSTSAHLPVEGSRSGTEFRIGDFPEVERSVFNFGIRHLFGLTAPDMGALEDSLYDAICVFEPRIIKSTLSVRATMLNQLVSFEIRGDLWANPIPEKLYIKTQVDIEAGAGQAISSFSAH; this comes from the coding sequence ATGCCCGACGACTCGCAATTCAAACGCATCCATCCGTGTCTCCTTGACCGCCTGCTTGATGACAATCCGGCAAGCAAGGTCGAGGGACGCAACGCGCGCGTTATCTCTTCGCAAGCCTATCGCGAGGGCGTCCTGCGCGACCTCACCTGGCTCTTCAGCACCAGCGCGCACCTCCCCGTCGAGGGCTCGCGCTCCGGAACCGAGTTTCGCATTGGCGACTTCCCCGAAGTCGAACGATCCGTTTTCAATTTCGGCATCCGCCACCTCTTCGGCCTGACCGCCCCCGACATGGGCGCGCTCGAGGATTCCCTCTACGACGCCATCTGCGTCTTCGAGCCGCGCATCATAAAAAGCACGCTCTCCGTCCGTGCCACCATGCTGAACCAACTCGTTAGCTTCGAAATTCGCGGCGACCTCTGGGCCAACCCAATCCCCGAAAAACTCTACATCAAAACCCAAGTCGACATCGAAGCCGGCGCCGGTCAGGCCATCAGCAGCTTTAGCGCGCACTGA